The following proteins are co-located in the Tamandua tetradactyla isolate mTamTet1 chromosome 21, mTamTet1.pri, whole genome shotgun sequence genome:
- the RPS23 gene encoding small ribosomal subunit protein uS12, translated as MGKCRGLRTARKLRSHRRDQKWHDKQYKKAHLGTALKANPFGGASHAKGIVLEKVGVEAKQPNSAIRKCVRVQLIKNGKKITAFVPNDGCLNFIEENDEVLVAGFGRKGHAVGDIPGVRFKVVKVANVSLLALYKGKKERPRS; from the exons ATGG gCAAGTGTCGCGGTCTTCGTACTGCCAGGAAACTCCGTAGCCACCGACGGGACCAGAAGTGGCATGATAAACAGTACAAGAAAGCCCATTTGGGCACAGCCCTGAAGGCCAACCCCTTTGGAGGCGCTTCCCATGCAAAGGGAATCGTGTTGGAAAAAGT AGGGGTTGAAGCCAAACAGCCAAATTCTGCCATCAGGAAGTGTGTCAGGGTCCAGCTGATCAAGAATGGCAAGAAAATCACCGCCTTCGTGCCCAATGATGGTTGCTTGAACTTTATTGAG GAAAACGATGAAGTTCTGGTTGCTGGATTTGGTCGCAAAGGTCATGCTGTTGGTGACATTCCTGGAGTCCGCTTTAAGGTTGTCAAAGTAGCCAATGTCTCACTTTTGGCTCTATATAAAGGCAAAAAGGAAAGACCAAGATCATAA